In Streptomyces sp. NBC_00483, a single window of DNA contains:
- the orn gene encoding oligoribonuclease yields the protein MNDRMVWIDCEMTGLSLANDALIEVAALVTDSELNVLGDGVDIVIRPPDEALETMPEVVRNMHTASGLLDELAGGTTLADAEEQVLAYVREHVKDAGKAPLCGNSVGTDRGFLLRDMPTLEDYLHYRIVDVSSVKELARRWYPRAYFNSPDKNGNHRALADIRESIAELRYYREAVFVPQPGPDSDTAKSIAAKYVLPAE from the coding sequence ATGAACGATCGCATGGTGTGGATCGACTGCGAGATGACCGGACTCTCGCTGGCGAACGACGCGCTCATCGAGGTGGCCGCACTGGTCACCGACTCGGAGCTGAACGTACTCGGCGACGGTGTGGACATCGTGATCCGCCCGCCGGACGAGGCCCTGGAGACGATGCCCGAGGTGGTGCGCAACATGCACACCGCCTCGGGTCTCCTCGACGAGCTGGCGGGCGGCACGACGCTCGCGGACGCCGAGGAACAGGTCCTGGCGTACGTGCGTGAGCACGTCAAGGACGCGGGCAAGGCCCCGCTCTGCGGGAACTCGGTCGGTACCGACCGAGGATTCCTGCTGCGTGACATGCCGACGCTGGAGGACTACCTCCACTACCGGATCGTCGATGTGTCCTCGGTCAAGGAGCTCGCCAGGCGCTGGTACCCGAGGGCGTACTTCAACAGTCCGGACAAGAACGGCAACCACCGGGCGCTCGCCGACATCCGCGAGTCCATCGCCGAGCTGCGCTACTACCGCGAGGCGGTCTTCGTCCCGCAGCCCGGGCCGGACTCGGACACCGCGAAGTCGATCGCGGCGAAGTACGTCCTGCCTGCGGAATAA
- a CDS encoding ABC transporter substrate-binding protein, translating into MRTARTSRRAMTFAVVAALATGLLAGCASDDGDDSGGAGGSGDKEGATTLTVGTFGTFGYKQAGLYDEYMKLHKNITIKENVTTRTDVYWPKTLTRLQAGSGTDDIQAIEIGNITEAVQTQANKFVDLGKEVDKSQWLDWKNKQATTKDGKLIGLGTDVGPMAICYRKDLFKKAGLPTDRTKLAEMWKGDWAKYVDVGKDYMKKAPSGTKFVDSASSVYNAALGGAKDRYYDKSGNVIWDKSEGVKKSWDASMEVATSNMSAKLKQFDKPWDQGFANAKFATVACPAWMVGYIQEKSGDAGEGKWDIAAAPTAANWGGSFIGVPTASKHQKEAIALAKWLTAPAQQAKVFAKQASFPSTPSAYSTLKPKAETLAYFSDAPLTQIFSDSAKTIPVQIFGIKDQPINTAITDTGILQVEQKGKSPEQGWDAATSEVKDVLGQ; encoded by the coding sequence ATGCGCACTGCCCGTACGTCCCGACGCGCGATGACCTTCGCGGTCGTCGCCGCCTTGGCCACAGGCCTGCTTGCCGGTTGTGCGAGCGATGACGGCGACGACTCCGGGGGCGCCGGAGGCTCCGGTGACAAGGAGGGCGCGACCACACTGACGGTCGGCACCTTCGGCACCTTCGGTTACAAGCAGGCCGGGCTCTACGACGAGTACATGAAGCTGCACAAGAACATCACCATCAAGGAAAACGTCACCACCCGGACCGACGTCTACTGGCCCAAGACCCTCACCCGTCTGCAGGCCGGATCCGGCACCGACGACATCCAGGCCATCGAGATCGGCAACATCACCGAGGCCGTGCAGACGCAGGCGAACAAGTTCGTCGACCTCGGCAAGGAGGTCGACAAGTCGCAGTGGCTGGACTGGAAGAACAAGCAGGCCACCACCAAGGACGGCAAGCTGATCGGGCTCGGCACCGACGTCGGTCCGATGGCGATCTGCTACCGCAAGGACCTCTTCAAGAAGGCCGGCCTGCCCACCGACCGCACCAAGCTCGCCGAGATGTGGAAGGGCGACTGGGCGAAGTACGTCGACGTCGGCAAGGACTACATGAAGAAGGCGCCGAGCGGCACCAAGTTCGTGGACTCCGCCTCGTCGGTCTACAACGCGGCGCTGGGCGGCGCGAAGGACCGCTACTACGACAAGAGCGGCAACGTCATCTGGGACAAGTCCGAGGGTGTCAAGAAGTCGTGGGACGCCTCGATGGAGGTGGCGACCTCCAACATGTCGGCGAAGCTGAAGCAGTTCGACAAGCCGTGGGACCAGGGCTTCGCCAACGCCAAGTTCGCCACCGTCGCCTGCCCGGCGTGGATGGTCGGCTACATCCAGGAGAAGTCCGGTGACGCCGGCGAGGGCAAGTGGGACATCGCGGCCGCGCCGACCGCGGCCAACTGGGGCGGCTCCTTCATCGGTGTGCCGACGGCGAGCAAGCACCAGAAGGAGGCCATCGCCCTCGCGAAGTGGCTGACCGCCCCCGCGCAGCAGGCGAAGGTCTTCGCCAAGCAGGCCAGCTTCCCGTCGACCCCGTCGGCGTACTCGACCCTGAAGCCGAAGGCCGAGACCCTGGCGTACTTCTCGGACGCGCCGCTGACGCAGATCTTCTCCGACTCGGCGAAGACCATCCCGGTGCAGATCTTCGGCATCAAGGACCAGCCGATCAACACGGCGATCACCGACACGGGCATCCTCCAGGTCGAGCAGAAGGGCAAGTCGCCCGAGCAGGGCTGGGACGCTGCCACCAGCGAGGTCAAGGACGTGCTCGGCCAGTGA
- a CDS encoding GlxA family transcriptional regulator, translating into MSHDATTAPEAAARKLSGRRRREIVAVLLFSGGPIFESSIPLSVFGIDRQDAGVPRYRLLVCSGEEGPLRTTGGLELTAPHGLEAISRAGTVVVPAWRSITSPPPEEALDALRRAHEEGARIVGLCTGAFVLAAAGLLDGRPATTHWMYAPTLAKRYPSVHVDPRELFVDDGDVLTSAGTAAGIDLCLHIVRTDHGNEAAGALARRLVVPPRRSGGQERYLDRSLPEEIGADPLAEVVAWALEHLHEQFDVETLAARAYMSRRTFDRRFRSLTGSAPLQWLITQRVLQAQRLLETSDYSVDEVAGRCGFRSPVALRGHFRRQLGSSPAAYRAAYRARRPQPSESHGKPEKPDRTVELAGVPGAEGTPVPAQSRRTAAASALGPHAASMPMGHSGLPGPRTAS; encoded by the coding sequence ATGAGCCACGACGCCACCACCGCGCCGGAGGCGGCGGCTCGCAAGCTGTCGGGGCGCCGTCGACGAGAGATCGTCGCGGTGCTGCTGTTCAGCGGCGGACCCATCTTCGAGAGTTCCATTCCACTCTCCGTGTTCGGCATCGACCGACAGGACGCGGGAGTTCCGCGCTATCGATTGCTCGTGTGCTCCGGCGAAGAGGGACCCCTGAGGACCACGGGGGGACTCGAACTCACCGCGCCGCACGGACTCGAGGCGATATCGCGAGCGGGCACGGTGGTCGTGCCCGCCTGGCGGTCCATCACTTCTCCGCCACCGGAGGAGGCGTTGGACGCCTTGCGTCGCGCCCACGAAGAGGGCGCGCGCATCGTCGGCCTGTGCACGGGAGCCTTCGTGCTCGCCGCGGCAGGCCTGCTGGACGGCCGTCCGGCGACCACGCATTGGATGTACGCGCCGACGCTCGCCAAGCGCTATCCGTCGGTCCATGTGGACCCGCGCGAGCTCTTCGTGGACGACGGCGACGTACTGACGAGCGCCGGCACCGCGGCCGGTATAGATCTGTGTCTGCACATCGTGCGCACGGACCACGGCAACGAGGCGGCCGGAGCGCTCGCCCGCCGTCTGGTGGTCCCACCGCGCCGCAGCGGCGGCCAGGAGCGCTACCTCGACAGGTCTTTACCCGAGGAGATCGGCGCGGACCCGCTGGCCGAGGTCGTCGCCTGGGCCCTGGAGCACCTCCACGAGCAGTTCGACGTGGAGACGCTCGCCGCCCGCGCCTATATGAGCCGCCGCACCTTCGACCGCCGCTTCCGGTCACTGACGGGGTCCGCCCCGCTCCAGTGGCTGATCACGCAGCGGGTGCTGCAGGCCCAGCGGCTCCTGGAGACGTCCGACTACTCGGTCGACGAGGTGGCGGGCCGCTGCGGCTTCCGCTCCCCCGTCGCGCTGCGCGGGCACTTCCGGCGCCAGCTGGGCTCGTCCCCGGCCGCGTACCGGGCTGCCTACCGGGCGCGCAGGCCACAGCCGAGCGAGAGTCACGGGAAGCCGGAGAAGCCCGACAGGACGGTCGAGCTCGCGGGTGTGCCGGGCGCCGAGGGGACTCCGGTCCCCGCGCAGTCCCGGCGCACGGCAGCCGCGAGCGCACTCGGCCCGCACGCGGCTTCGATGCCGATGGGCCACTCGGGTCTGCCCGGCCCGCGCACGGCTTCGTAG
- a CDS encoding carbohydrate ABC transporter permease — MTSSNEALAQTASSADAASDSTEESGAARGAQGRGTPPSDTSWRSRLYRWDMKASPYAFIAPFFIIFGAFSLVPLLYTAWYSLHNVQLSSLDSQTWAGLKNYTNLFDSEFFWNALGNTFTIGVISTVPQLIVAIWLAHMLNYRLRGSIVWRVVMLTPYATSVAAATLVFVLLFSPDNGMINWALDLVGIDPVNWRESDWGSQLAVSSIVIWRWTGYNALIYLAAMQAIPADLYESAALDGANRWQQFRHVTVPMLRPTILFTVVVSTIGATQLFGEPLLFGGVSGTKGGSQHQYQTLGLYMYDQGWINGNLGKAAAIAWSMFLILLVIAAINLLITRRLRKAQ, encoded by the coding sequence GTGACCAGCTCCAACGAGGCTCTCGCGCAGACCGCGTCGAGCGCCGACGCCGCGTCCGACTCCACCGAGGAGTCGGGCGCGGCCCGGGGCGCTCAGGGTCGCGGTACGCCGCCGTCGGACACGTCCTGGCGCAGCCGGCTGTACCGCTGGGACATGAAGGCGTCGCCGTACGCGTTCATCGCCCCCTTCTTCATCATCTTCGGTGCCTTCTCGCTTGTGCCGCTGCTCTACACCGCTTGGTACTCGCTGCACAACGTGCAGCTGTCGTCCCTCGACAGCCAGACCTGGGCGGGCCTGAAGAACTACACGAACCTGTTCGACTCGGAATTCTTCTGGAACGCCCTGGGGAACACGTTCACCATCGGCGTGATCTCCACCGTGCCGCAGTTGATCGTGGCGATCTGGCTCGCCCACATGCTCAACTACCGGCTGCGCGGCTCCATCGTGTGGCGCGTCGTCATGCTCACCCCGTACGCCACTTCGGTGGCGGCGGCGACGCTCGTGTTCGTCCTGCTGTTCTCGCCGGACAACGGAATGATCAACTGGGCGCTCGACCTGGTCGGCATCGACCCGGTCAACTGGCGTGAGTCCGACTGGGGTTCACAACTCGCGGTCTCCTCCATCGTGATCTGGCGGTGGACCGGGTACAACGCGCTGATCTACCTCGCCGCGATGCAGGCCATCCCGGCCGACCTGTACGAGTCGGCGGCGCTGGACGGCGCGAACCGCTGGCAGCAGTTCCGGCACGTGACCGTTCCGATGCTGCGGCCGACGATCCTGTTCACCGTCGTCGTCTCCACCATCGGCGCGACCCAACTGTTCGGTGAGCCGCTGCTGTTCGGCGGGGTCAGCGGCACCAAGGGTGGGTCCCAGCACCAGTACCAGACGCTCGGCCTGTACATGTACGACCAGGGCTGGATCAACGGCAACCTCGGCAAGGCGGCCGCCATCGCCTGGTCGATGTTCCTGATCCTTTTGGTCATCGCCGCGATCAACCTGTTGATCACCCGACGGCTGAGGAAGGCCCAATGA
- a CDS encoding GH1 family beta-glucosidase, whose product MTTTDNTSTALTGEPVATRFPAGFLWGAATASYQIEGAVREDGRTPSIWDTFSHTPGKVLNGDTGDVAVDHYHRWRDDVRLMADLGLTSYRFSVAWPRVQPTGRGPAVQRGLDFYRGLVDELLANEIKPVVTLYHWDLPQELENAGGWPERDTAYRFAEYAGLVGEALGDRVESWVTLNEPWCSAFLGYSSGVHAPGRTDPAAALRAAHHLNLGHGLATSALRGVLPARAKVGISLNPSVVRALTESPEDQNARRRIDALANRVFTGPLLKGAYPRDLLTDTAAITDWSFVRDGDTAAIHQPLDFIGLNYYTPAVVSAARPEQAGPRLDGHGASEHTPWPGADDVAFHHAPGELTAMNWPVDPTGLTDLLLDHTALAPGIPLYVTENGAAYDDVVDADGRVHDPDRIRYLRSHLAAVHDAIEQGADVRGYFLWSLLDNFEWSYGYGKRFGAVYVDYETQERIPKSSATWYSQVARSGGLPAES is encoded by the coding sequence ATGACCACCACTGACAACACCAGCACCGCCCTCACCGGCGAACCCGTCGCGACCCGGTTTCCGGCCGGGTTTCTTTGGGGGGCGGCCACTGCCTCGTATCAGATCGAGGGGGCCGTGCGGGAGGACGGGCGGACGCCGTCGATCTGGGACACGTTCAGTCATACGCCGGGGAAGGTGCTGAACGGCGACACGGGGGACGTCGCCGTGGACCACTACCACCGGTGGCGCGACGACGTGCGGCTCATGGCCGACCTGGGGCTGACCTCCTACCGCTTCTCCGTGGCGTGGCCGCGGGTGCAGCCCACCGGGCGCGGGCCCGCCGTGCAGCGCGGGCTCGACTTCTACCGTGGGCTCGTGGACGAGCTGCTCGCCAATGAGATCAAGCCCGTGGTGACGCTCTATCACTGGGACCTGCCACAGGAGTTGGAGAACGCGGGCGGCTGGCCCGAGCGGGACACCGCCTACCGGTTCGCGGAGTACGCGGGGCTCGTCGGCGAGGCGCTCGGCGACCGCGTCGAGAGCTGGGTGACGCTCAACGAGCCCTGGTGCAGCGCCTTCTTGGGCTACAGCTCCGGGGTGCACGCCCCCGGGCGGACGGACCCGGCGGCCGCCCTGCGCGCGGCGCACCACCTCAACCTCGGTCACGGGCTTGCCACTTCGGCCCTGCGCGGCGTGCTGCCGGCCCGCGCCAAGGTCGGCATCAGCCTGAACCCGAGCGTGGTCAGGGCGCTCACCGAGAGCCCCGAGGACCAGAACGCCCGACGCCGGATCGACGCGCTCGCGAACCGGGTCTTCACCGGGCCGCTGCTCAAGGGCGCCTATCCGCGCGACCTCCTCACCGACACCGCGGCCATCACGGACTGGTCGTTCGTGCGGGACGGGGACACCGCGGCGATCCACCAGCCGCTCGACTTCATCGGCCTGAACTACTACACGCCGGCCGTCGTCTCGGCCGCCCGCCCCGAACAGGCGGGCCCCCGCCTCGACGGACACGGCGCCAGCGAGCACACCCCGTGGCCGGGCGCCGACGACGTCGCCTTCCACCACGCGCCCGGCGAACTCACCGCCATGAACTGGCCCGTGGACCCGACCGGCCTCACCGACCTGCTCCTCGACCACACCGCTCTCGCGCCGGGCATCCCGCTCTATGTGACCGAGAACGGGGCGGCGTACGACGATGTGGTCGACGCCGACGGCCGCGTGCACGACCCGGACCGCATCCGCTATCTGCGCTCCCACCTCGCCGCCGTCCACGACGCCATCGAGCAGGGCGCCGACGTCCGCGGCTACTTCCTCTGGTCGCTGCTCGACAACTTCGAGTGGTCCTACGGATACGGCAAGCGGTTCGGCGCCGTGTACGTCGACTACGAGACGCAGGAGCGCATCCCGAAGTCCAGCGCCACCTGGTACTCCCAGGTCGCGCGCAGCGGGGGGCTGCCCGCCGAATCGTGA
- a CDS encoding LacI family DNA-binding transcriptional regulator: MVAHGTHGRRPTLEEVAARAGVGRGTVSRVINGSPRVSDRTRAAVEEAVAELGYVPNTAARALAANRSDSIAVVVPEAESRFFSEPYFSGMVGGVGLALAETNLQLLLTFARGEREQDRLATYLAAHRVDGVLLVSVHSDDPLADRLIQMDIPTVISGPRSADEPLPSVDTDNYAGARSAVEHLVSRGRRSVAIIAGPLDVYGAQRRFGGYVDELAASGIGYDEKLVTYGDFTEEGGRRCMEELLECGTGLDAVFACSDLMASGARQVLREAGRRIPDDVSLVGFDDSVIARHMEPGLTSVRQPTLDMGRAMTGLLLDEIALAAEGKRSSVRRGTQRHLVLPTELVVRASS; encoded by the coding sequence ATGGTGGCTCACGGCACGCACGGCAGGCGCCCGACCCTCGAGGAGGTCGCGGCCCGAGCGGGCGTCGGCCGGGGCACGGTCTCCCGTGTCATCAACGGGTCGCCGCGGGTCAGCGACCGCACCCGCGCCGCGGTCGAGGAGGCGGTCGCCGAGCTCGGCTATGTACCGAACACGGCGGCCCGTGCCCTCGCGGCCAACCGCTCGGACTCCATAGCCGTGGTGGTCCCGGAGGCCGAGTCCCGGTTCTTCTCCGAGCCGTACTTCTCCGGCATGGTCGGCGGCGTCGGCCTCGCCCTCGCCGAGACCAACCTCCAGCTCCTGCTCACCTTCGCCCGCGGCGAGCGCGAACAGGACCGGCTGGCCACCTACCTCGCCGCCCACCGCGTCGACGGCGTCCTCCTGGTCTCGGTGCACTCCGACGACCCGCTCGCGGACCGCCTCATCCAGATGGACATCCCGACCGTGATCAGCGGCCCCCGCTCCGCGGACGAGCCGCTGCCCTCGGTCGACACCGACAACTACGCGGGCGCCCGCTCCGCCGTCGAGCACCTGGTCTCCCGGGGCCGCCGCTCCGTCGCGATCATCGCGGGCCCGCTCGATGTGTACGGGGCCCAGCGCCGCTTCGGCGGCTACGTGGACGAGCTGGCCGCGAGCGGCATCGGCTACGACGAGAAGCTGGTGACCTACGGAGACTTCACGGAGGAGGGCGGCCGCCGCTGCATGGAGGAGCTCCTGGAGTGCGGCACCGGCCTCGACGCGGTCTTCGCCTGCTCCGACCTGATGGCCTCGGGCGCCCGCCAGGTGCTGCGCGAGGCGGGCCGCCGCATCCCCGACGACGTCTCCCTGGTCGGCTTCGACGACTCGGTGATCGCCCGCCACATGGAGCCGGGCCTCACCAGCGTGCGCCAGCCCACCCTGGACATGGGCCGGGCGATGACGGGGCTGCTGCTCGACGAGATCGCCCTGGCCGCGGAGGGGAAGCGCTCGTCCGTCCGCCGGGGCACGCAGCGGCACCTGGTGCTTCCGACGGAGCTGGTGGTCCGCGCCTCGTCGTAG
- a CDS encoding carbohydrate ABC transporter permease — protein sequence MTTISDVTPGRLAKEGAGPPTRRRIMGAGKQLHAGPITYVSLALFGVISLAPLLWTVIAASRTNARLAQTPPPFWFGGNLFKNLDTAWNQAGMGSAMFNTILVASCITVGTVLFSTLAGFAFAKLKFRFSSTLLLMTIGTMMIPPQLAVVPLYLWMSDLGWANQLQTVILPTLVSAFGTFFMRQYLVQALPTELIEAARVDGASSLRVVWHVVFPAARPAMAVLGLLTFVMAWNDFLWPIIALNQENPTVQVALNALGTGYIPDDSVIMAGALLGTLPLLVAFLLFGKQIVGGIMQGAVKG from the coding sequence ATGACCACCATCAGTGATGTGACGCCCGGCCGGCTGGCCAAGGAGGGCGCCGGGCCGCCGACCCGCCGACGGATCATGGGCGCGGGCAAGCAGCTGCACGCGGGGCCCATCACCTATGTCTCCCTGGCCCTGTTCGGCGTGATCTCCCTGGCGCCGCTGCTGTGGACGGTGATCGCGGCGTCCCGTACGAACGCCCGGCTCGCCCAGACGCCGCCGCCGTTCTGGTTCGGCGGCAATCTGTTCAAGAACCTGGACACCGCCTGGAACCAGGCCGGCATGGGTTCCGCGATGTTCAACACGATCCTCGTGGCGAGCTGCATCACCGTCGGCACCGTGCTGTTCTCCACGCTCGCGGGATTCGCCTTCGCCAAGCTGAAGTTCCGCTTCTCCTCGACGCTGCTGTTGATGACCATCGGCACGATGATGATTCCGCCGCAACTGGCCGTCGTACCGCTGTACTTGTGGATGTCCGACCTGGGCTGGGCCAACCAGCTGCAGACCGTCATCCTGCCGACGCTCGTGTCCGCCTTCGGCACGTTCTTCATGCGGCAGTACCTGGTGCAGGCGCTGCCGACCGAGCTCATCGAGGCGGCGCGGGTCGACGGGGCGAGCAGTCTGCGGGTGGTCTGGCATGTGGTGTTCCCCGCGGCGCGGCCCGCGATGGCCGTGCTCGGGCTGCTGACGTTCGTCATGGCCTGGAACGACTTCCTGTGGCCGATCATCGCGCTCAACCAGGAGAACCCCACGGTGCAGGTCGCGCTGAACGCGCTCGGGACCGGGTACATCCCCGATGACTCGGTGATCATGGCGGGGGCGTTGTTGGGGACGTTGCCGTTGCTTGTCGCGTTTCTGCTGTTCGGGAAGCAGATTGTGGGCGGGATCATGCAGGGGGCGGTTAAGGGGTGA